The Aptenodytes patagonicus chromosome 12, bAptPat1.pri.cur, whole genome shotgun sequence nucleotide sequence AAGAGAACCACACCAAATGCTGAAGCGCAAGCACACTCGCGATACCAACTGCGTGGGAAAATTCCTACCATAGCAGAAGAGAgttgggctgctctgcagggttTGGCGTGTCCCTGCATGTAACCACAGGAGTAAAGCATGACAAGGGGACACAGCATTTGTACTGTCGGCCCACTGTGCAAGTGCACAAGGAGGAGAAGTCAAGAGCACAAAGTTTATACCCACCTCAACATATGCCCTTAAAAATCCTGCCTGAGGAGGACGCAGGAACCGTCATGGCAACATCAACGGCTGTGGAAGCTACTACAGATCACCACCACTACACAAGGACACCGGGTTGAAGAGCTTCCCTCCCACAACAcctttcccaaaacagcagcaaaaagctgcaCCAGACAGTACTCAGCAGTCTGCATCTCAGCCCCTCTCACCAACACATTGCCTACGtcaggcaggcaccagcacaagggactctctctgctgccagataGTCATAACCTCAAAGGACGTTGTGGGCATTTCAGTACCACACAGTATCTCAAGATCCAGAAGGCCTCCAACTCCAGACCCTTGGAGCCTGGGAAAGGATCCTGGGCAGGAACACTCCGTGCCcatcctgcctcatgctttccGCTAGGCATCCTCCAGTCCCCACTCTGCGACAAGCGTTCTCAAGACAAGCACATCAGATCCCATTCTTGTCTTCTTACGACATGGCCCACGGTCTTGCCAAGGAGTTCCACTTCCCTCAGACAAGTCTTCCCACTGCTCAAGGTCACCTTGCACATCACGACATGGCCAGGCCCTACTCAGTGCCACTGCCACATTCACCTCCACAAACATGCCACCCTTTCCTTTCCCACCTCAGGGCTCACTCCAGCTGTTGAACATCATAGCAGGCCAGCGTACATCATGCCACTTCTCTGGCCAGGAACCCAAGCCCACAACCGTCCCCATCAATGAGAGCACCataaaaaaacatacagatgGTATCATATACACTGCATTCAGCAGACTCTCCATAGTTGACCCTTCATGTTTTGCAATGCTTCAGCTATCTCAGATGGAAATGTTACACACCTGGGAGCTCAGTTACACATCGGAAATGTTACACATCTATTTGTAGACATGGTGTCAGGACAGCTCCAATAGCAATGGGCATTGATGTCCTTCTCTGAGAGAGCAACCCGAATGCTGACGAGCACAGCCGTGGAATGGAAGATACCTAATGTATAGGAGAATTTGGGGACTTTGAAAAGAAGGTTTCCGGGGCTTCCATAAGGCTGACATTGCTGATACAAATATTGGAAGACTATCAAAACAGGCCAGCGCACATCATAGCACGTCACTTCTCCAGCCAAGAATGGAAGTCTATAACATGGCTTGGGGGCgggaaggaaggcaaagaaaattcCTGCTCCTGACACCTCCCTTGGGTCACACTCCTCTCCCTGAACGCTTTATGCTACGAACTACGTCTAGAACATACTTGAAAAAGAACATAGGAAAAGTCCCCAAGGCCTTCCCTACTTGCATAATGACTCTGGTGGGTgagtaaaaagagagaaattacacCACGGGGAGAGAGAACCCTGAAGGCCCAGTTGTCACCTTCCATCCCCTCTCTTCCAGAGCAGAATCACAGGGGAGTGATTCTGCCACAGCAGAAGAGAgttgggctgctctgcagggttTGGCGTGTCCCTGCATGTAACCACAGGAGTAAAGCATGACAAGGGGACACAGCATTTGTACTGTCGGCCAACTGTGCAAGTGCACAAGGAGGAGAAGTCAAGAGCACAAAGATTATAGCCACCTCATCACGTGCCCTTTAAAATCCTGCCTGAGGAGGACGCGGGAACCGTCATGGGAACATCAAAGGCTGTGGAAGCTACTACAGATCACCACCACTACACAAGGACACCAGGTTGAAGAGCTTCCCTCCCACAACAcctttcccaaaacagcagcagaaagctgcaCCAGACAGTACTCAGCAGTCTGCATCTCAGCCCCTCTCACCAACACATTGCCTACGtcaggcaggcaccagcacaagggactctctctgctgccagataGTCATAACCTCAAAGGACGTTGTGGGCATTTCAGTACCACACAGTATCTCAAGATCCAGAAGGCCTCCAACTCCAGACCCTTGGAGCCTGGGAAAGGATCCTGGGCAGGAACACTCCGTGCCcatcctgcctcatgctttctgcTAGGCATCCTCCAGTCCCCACTCTGCGACAAGCGTTCTCAAGACAAGCACATCAGATCCCATTCTTGTCTTCTTACGACATGGCCCACGGTCTTGCCAAGGAGTTCCACTTCCCTCAGACAAGTCTTCCCACTGCTCAAGGTCACCTTGCACATCACGACATGGCCAGGCCCTACTCAGTGCCACTGCCACATTCACCTCCACAAACATGCCACCCTTTCCTTTCCCACCTCAGGGCTCACTCCAGCTGTTGAACATCATAGCAGGCCAGCGTACATCATGCCACTTCTCTGGCCAGGAACCCAAGCCCACAACCGTCCCCATCAATGAGAGCACCataaaaaaacatacagatgGTATCATATACACTGCATTCAGCAGACTCTCCATAGTTGACCCTTCATGTTTTGCAATGCTTCAGCTATCTCAGATGGAAATGTTACACACCTGGGAGCTCAGTTACACATCGGAAATGTTACACATCTATTTGTAGACATGGTGTCAGGACAGCTCCAATAGCAATGGGCATTGATGTCCTTCTCTGAGAGAGCAACCCGAATGCTGACGAGCACAGCCGTGGAATGGAAGATACCTAATGTATAGGAGAATTTGGGGACTTTGAAAAGAAGGTTTCCGGGGCTTCCATAAGGCTGACATTGCTGATACAAATATTGGAAGACTATCAAAACAGGCCAGCGCACATCATAGCACGTCACTTCTCCAGCCAAGAATGGAAGTCTATAACATGGCTTGGGGGCgggaaggaaggcaaagaaaattcCTGCTCCTGACACCTCCCTTGGGTCACACTCCTCTCCCTGAACGCTTTATGCTACGAACTACGTCTAGAACATACTTGAAAAAGAACATAGGAAAAGTCCCCAAGGCCTTCCCTACTTGCATAATGACTCTGGTGGGTgagtaaaaagagagaaattacacCACGGGGAGAGAGAACCCTGAAGGCCCAGTTGTCACCTTCCATCCCCTCTCTTCCAGAGCAGAATCACAGGGGAGTGATTCTGCCACAGCAGAAGAGAgttgggctgctctgcagggttTGGCGTGTCCCTGCATGTAACCACAGGAGTAAAGCATGACAAGGGGACACAGCATTTGTACTGTCGGCCAACTGTGCAAGTGCACAAGGAGGAGAAGTCAAGAGCACAAAGATTATAGCCACCTCATCACGTGCCCTTTAAAATCCTGCCTGAGGAGGACACAGGAACCGTCATGGGAACATCAAAGGCTGTGGAAGCTACTACAGATCACCACCACTACACAAGGACACCAGGTTGAAGAGCTTCCCTCCCACAACAcctttcccaaaacagcagcagaaagctgcaCCAGACAGTACTCAGCAGTCTGCATCTCAGCCCCTCTCACCAACACATTGCCTACGtcaggcaggcaccagcacaagggactctctctgctgccagataGTCATAACCTCAAAGGACGTTGTGGGCATTTCAGTACCACACAGTATCTCAAGATCCAGAAGGCCTCCAACTCCAGACCCTTGGAGCCTGGGAAAGGATCCTGGGCAGGAACACTCCGTGCCcatcctgcctcatgctttctgcTAGGCATCCTCCAGTCCCCACTCTGCAACAAGCGTTCTCAAGACAAGCACATCAGATCCCATTCTTGTCTTCTTACGACATGGCCCACGGTCTTCCCAAGGAGTTCCACTTCCCTCAGACAAGTCTTCCCACTGCTCAGGGTCACCCTGCACATCAGGACATGGCCAGGCCCTACTCAGTGGCCTCAATCCAATCAGTGCAGACACTTCCCATCAAGGAGAGCaccacaaaaaacacacacaggtaTCATAGGCACAGTGTCGGCAGACTCTCTGCTGCTGACCCTTCGTGTTTGGCAATGCTTCAGCTATCGCAGAGGGAAACGTGGCAGACCTGGGACCGATACCCTTTCTAAAGGGGATGTCGGGACAGCCCTAATGGCGATGGCAGTGATTTCATGCGCTGAGAGAAAAACCAAAATGTTGATGAGCACACCACCGTAACGGATGATAGCAACTGTGTAGGAGAACTGGATTTGGCTTTTGTTGGGGAGGGCCGGTTCTTTGTTtatgggttggttggtttgtttgtttgtttgtttgttttttctttaaagaaaagaagatttggaGGGCTTTTGAAATGATGTGGCTGTTGATACAAATATtgaaagaacatcaaaacaggtCAGCATATGTCATGACAATTCACGGGCGAGGAATGCAGTCCACAACCTGGAGGAAAgggggagcaggaaaagaaaattcccttttctAACACCTGCCTTGGGTGACACTTCTCTCCCTGAACGCTTTATGCTACGAACTACAGTATCAGCacacttagaggaaaaaaaaacaacagggaaagtCCCTATTGCTTTCCCTACTTTCATAATGCCACTGTTGAGAGAACCAAAAGGCAGGAATTACAGCACCGGGAGAGAGAACCCTGAAGGCCCAGTTGTCACCTTCCATCCCCTCTCTTCCAGAGCAGAATCACAGGGGAGGACGAGGACACCGTTTTGGACAAGAAACCACAGCTGATTCCAGCACGGACTGCACTCAGCCACGGTAACAAGGCAGGAAGTAGGGCCGGGGGGGCACTGTCACCACCACAGCCTGCGTCTCTTGCACTCCTCCAGCAAGCTCGGGTGGAAACGCCACACACCAGCAAGCAAGAGCGTCTGCAAAGCTCATGCCGTGGCACCTCTCCTCGCAATCGGCAGTGCTTTTCTTCTGCGGGAGAACAACTCGCACCCAGAGCAGCAAACCTCCGCTGCGGACGGTaactgctgccggctgcggcaATACCTGCATCTCTTCCCCACGCCGAAGCAAGAGCCGAGGGGCTCCGGCGAGGACGCGAAGGCAGGTGCAAGGGTCCCATCAACACCCTTAAGCACCCGCCAAGCACCCAccgcccgcaggccccgccgcccgagcacggctcccaccaccgcctgcccagggggcgggagggaagggcgagaagggagagaaggggcgagaagggGCGAGAAAGGGAGGGCCACTGACCGTGTCCAGGAGAGCGGGCGGCTCCGGCTGCGTCTCCttcgccgcggggccgggcggcggcggcagcgggaagTTGGGGCTGAAAACCATCAGGTCGCTCTTGCCCGCGCCGTCCGCCACGCACAGGCTCCGGCTCTGGCGCTGCGAGTACGACCAGCTCCCCACCTCGCTGGCGCACACCAGCGTCGCCGGCCCGCGCCCCgacagcacggccgcccgcggcgccCACCGCGACGCCCCGTACAGCACCACCGCCAGCAGGAACAGGCTCGACACCGCGCAGATCGCCACCACCAGCCACACgttcgtcgccgccgccgccgctgccgccgccgccgccgcgccgccctccgcgcccgccgccggacGCAGCCCCGCCcccgacgacgacgacgacgacgacgacgacgagcccgcggccgccagcgccgcctCGCCGCCCTCCACCAGCGACACGctcagcgtggccgtggccgagcGCGCCGGCTCCCCGTGGTCCCGCACCACGATCACCAGCCTCTGCCGCGGGCCGTCCGCCTCCTCCAGCGCCCGCGCCGTGCTCACCTCGCCGCTGTACAGCCCCACGCGGAACGGGCCCTTCCCCCGCGGCTCCCACAGCTCGTACCGCAGCCACGCGTTGTAGCCCGAGTCCGCGTCCACCGCGCGGATCTTCGCCACCAcctgccccgccggcgccccccaCGCCGCCCACGCCCACAACGCCCCCGACGAGCCCGGCCCCGACGCCGAcgagcccgcggccccgggccccggcccgccgcccgcaggCGCCAGCAGcgccggcgcgttgtcgttctcgtccaCCACGAACAGCTGCACCGTGGCGTTGCCGCacagcggcggctcccccgcgTCCACCGCCCGCACCTCGaactgcagcacctgcagctcctcgtAGTCCAACGGCTGCAGCGCCCACAGGCGCCCGCTCTCCGCGTCCACCGACACGTAGCTCGACGCCGCACGCCACCCcacgcccgccgccgccgccgcgcccccgccgccgccctccgccacCGAGTAGCTCACGCGCCCGTTGCCCGCCTCGTCCGGGTCCCGCGCCCACAGCCGCGccagctccgcgcccgccgcgttgttctccCGCGCCAGCACCGTGTACACGGCCTGCGCGAacgccggcgcgttgtcgttcacgtccgacACCGGCACCCGCACCCCGCGGCTGGCGCgcagcggcggcgccccgccgtcctccgcccgcaCCTCCACCTCGTACTCCGGCACCCGCTCCCGGTCCAGCGCCTCCCGCAGCACCAGCGAGTACGAGCCCGCGAACGTCGCCACCAGCCCGAACGGCGCCGCCGGCCACACCGCGCACCGCACCCGCCCGTTCGCCCCCGAGTCCCGGTCCGACACGCTCAGCAGCGCCACCACCGTCCCCACCGCCGCGtcctccggcaccggcaccgacaGCGACGTCACCCACACctccggcgcgttgtcgttcacgtccaccacctccaccaccaccttgcAGTGGCCCGACAGCGGGGGGTTTCCCTGATCTGTCGCCTTCACGTGTAGGTCGTAGAAAGTAACAGTCTCAAAGTCCAGCGCGCCCGTCAGTCTCATCTCCCCGCTTTTTGCATCGATGCTGAACACGTCTGAGGCCGAGGGAGGAACAAAAGTATCAATTTCGTAAATCACTTCTCCATATATTCCCAAGTCCGGATCTGTTGCGCTCACTCGGGCCACGAGCGTCCCCTCTAAGGCGTCTTCGGGCAAAAGTACGTTGTACACCGACCGGTTGAACtggggcgcgttgtcgttcacgtccagcaCCGAGATCACCAGCTCCACCGTGCCCGTCAGCGACGGACGGCCCCCGTCCCTCGCCGTCAGCAACAACCGGTGCACGGGAACCGTCTCCCGGTCCAGCGGTTTCGCGAGCACCAGAAACAGGGACTTACTGCGAGAGTTACTCTCTTCTTCCTCTATTCTAAAATACTCGCTGGGGCTGAGCGTATAGGAGAGCTGCGCGTTGGCTCCCACATCTGCATCCGACGCGCCCTCCAGCGGGAACCGAGACCCCGGCAGCGACGTGAATTCCGCGATGCTGAGGTTTCTCCGGGCGGCGGGGAAGAGCGGGGCGTTGTCGTTGATGTCGGTGACCTCCAGCTCCACGTGGAAGACGCGCAGCGGCCgctccaccagcacctccaggcgCAGGGCGCAGGGCGCGCTCTTCCCGCACagctcctcccggtccagccgcGAGCTCACCACCAGCGCCCCGCTCGCCCCGCTCACCTCCACGCTCGCCCGCCGGCCCTGCGCCACCAGCCGCAGCCGACGCGCCTCCGGCTCGCCCGCCTCCAGGCCCAGGTCCTGCGCCAGCCGGCCCACCACCGTCCCGGCCTTGGCTTCCTCCGGCACCGAGTAGCGCACCTGCCCGCCGCCCAGCGCCCAGGccgcctgcagcaccagcacccgcACCACGGGACCCCAGCACAcgcccatcgccgccgccgccgccgccgccggcacccgACCGGGCCCCGcacggctccccgccgccgcccggacgcaccggctctcctgcccgccccgcgccgcccccccgcgcTCACAGCCGGGCTCTCCGCCGCACCGGGGCGGAGCCGCCTCGCCGCGGAGCCGCCGTTTCTGAGCCTGCAGCGACACCGTGTGCTGCTCCGCCGCCTCACACGCTCCCCACCGtcgcccgcgccgccggccccgcgccggtcATCCCCtcgctcctctcttccttccgtcctcctcttcccttttcttctttctttcttttgttcctctctttccttctctctttattccttttttcgtGACTACTTGCTCTTTActtgcacagattccttccctcccttcttcctttctcttccttcctttctccttcttccttccttccttccgttaTCTTTCTTCggttctctctttcttcttcctctcatttccctacttttttctccttctctttctgctttcttctcgtCCTTCTTCTTTTCGTTCTTGCCCTGCCGTGCACGATTCCTtactcccctttcccttctctttccgcccttctctcttctttaacCCCTCCCCAGTCGCCTCCGGCGCCGCGGCGGAGACCATCCAAGACGGAGCCATCAGCGCTAATTACGGGGCATCAGCGCCGGAGCGCGGTGCTCTAACCAGCGGGGGGGCTGTTAGGGACCACCTCCGTTCAGCGTCTAGAGGTAATGCCGGTGCGGTCTGGTCATCTTGTCTATcgcttctttcttccttccatacttcctgccttcccttctattctttcttccttcctcccttgctTTTTACTTCCACAGGTCCCTgtcttgccttttccctttccttctgcgATTTTACTGCAAGATAACGTTGGTGCACCCTGGTAATCCCCTTTATGGTTTCTTCCTTTgtatcttcttccttccttcctttactccttccttgcttctttccttctttgcttctttccttctttctttctatttccttctttcttccttcctctccctcaccaCCTTTGTTTGCACAGTGACAGCATCCGTGCACGCTAGTAAACTCattcctcttttctgcctttatcTTCATTCTCTCTAGTCATTGCTtacttccccttcccctttcctttcctttcctttcctttcctttcctttcctttcctttcctttcctttcctttcctttcctttcctttcctttcctttcctttcctttcctttcctttcctttcctttcctttcctttcctttcctttcctttcctttcctttcctttcctttccttcccttcccttcccttcccttcccttcccttcccttcccttcccttcccttcccttcccttcccttcccttcccttccccctctttctccttctcttccctgtccttccctccccttctcttcttcttccctcttcgcCTCTTCCTCGTCTCCTTTACCAACGTGTTTGCTGCAGGACCACATCACTCTCGCCATGGAGCACGGACAGGCCCTCAGGCAAaagctcttccctcttcctcaccGCTTTTCATCAAGCCTTCCACAGCGTCTCTCAGTACCGATGATGCCGACGTCCTCAACTCCATTCAGCATGTAGAGATAACATCGGGGCAGCCTGGTAATCTCGGCTATcgtctcttccttcctcccttccctcctcttccttctttctttcatctttgcttgctgtttccttgcatagagtccttcctttccaccttcctttctcttgcattccttcttcttctcatttcctccttcctttctcattcttttcctcctccttcttctttcttcatctctgcctttctccttttttctctttcctccttcttttcctcctcttcttttttcttctttgcctcacCCTGCCCTATCCTTCCCTCTCCTACTTCTCTGCTTCCATCCTTGtctattctcttctcttcttttccccctttaccaAAATATTCTCTACATGCCTGCCCctgcacctccccttcccttctggaagAAGACCACACTCTTCGGCCTCCAGTCCTCCCAAGGACCCAGCACATAACACAGCAAGGCAATCGTACGGCAACGAACAGCTCTGCTACATCACAACAGAATCCTCCACCCTCGGAAACACAAGCCCAAGCCCCAGGTACTTGGACAGCTGTGCAAACACGCTCCAAAGAGTCCAAACAACCCAGGCGAGTCTCTCATTCGGGAACTCAAACCCATCACAGCCCAGCACAACAATCCTCCACAAAGGCTGGAAAAGAACGGGGCAAGCACAGCTCCCGAGCACTCCTCCCGTATCTCGATGAAGAGCTCTTCCTCCGGCCTCATTTTCACCTGCACACTGAATGTCAAGCTCTGGCTTTCCCTTTCAGGGAAGCCAGAACAACACAGGGGCATAAGTCCCCATGGAATACCTCTCCCGCATTAGCATGGTCCACCCGTCAAACAGCCAAACAAAATCCAGGAGAGTAACACTACGgcattttcactgagaa carries:
- the LOC143166268 gene encoding protocadherin alpha-6-like, with product MGVCWGPVVRVLVLQAAWALGGGQVRYSVPEEAKAGTVVGRLAQDLGLEAGEPEARRLRLVAQGRRASVEVSGASGALVVSSRLDREELCGKSAPCALRLEVLVERPLRVFHVELEVTDINDNAPLFPAARRNLSIAEFTSLPGSRFPLEGASDADVGANAQLSYTLSPSEYFRIEEEESNSRSKSLFLVLAKPLDRETVPVHRLLLTARDGGRPSLTGTVELVISVLDVNDNAPQFNRSVYNVLLPEDALEGTLVARVSATDPDLGIYGEVIYEIDTFVPPSASDVFSIDAKSGEMRLTGALDFETVTFYDLHVKATDQGNPPLSGHCKVVVEVVDVNDNAPEVWVTSLSVPVPEDAAVGTVVALLSVSDRDSGANGRVRCAVWPAAPFGLVATFAGSYSLVLREALDRERVPEYEVEVRAEDGGAPPLRASRGVRVPVSDVNDNAPAFAQAVYTVLARENNAAGAELARLWARDPDEAGNGRVSYSVAEGGGGGAAAAAGVGWRAASSYVSVDAESGRLWALQPLDYEELQVLQFEVRAVDAGEPPLCGNATVQLFVVDENDNAPALLAPAGGGPGPGAAGSSASGPGSSGALWAWAAWGAPAGQVVAKIRAVDADSGYNAWLRYELWEPRGKGPFRVGLYSGEVSTARALEEADGPRQRLVIVVRDHGEPARSATATLSVSLVEGGEAALAAAGSSSSSSSSSSGAGLRPAAGAEGGAAAAAAAAAAATNVWLVVAICAVSSLFLLAVVLYGASRWAPRAAVLSGRGPATLVCASEVGSWSYSQRQSRSLCVADGAGKSDLMVFSPNFPLPPPPGPAAKETQPEPPALLDTVVDCIPRP